The Engystomops pustulosus chromosome 3, aEngPut4.maternal, whole genome shotgun sequence region GTGGCAAGGACCAGGATCCCACCCAGGACGATCCCGATGGCCTCCGGGACCTGGATGCACCACTGATCGGCCAGCAGGCACTTGGTGCTGGACAGGGTGCCGTTGTTGGGTTCGGGTTGTAAGCCGAGGATCGTGCACATCATGGGGTAGATGTCTACACTGTTTATGGTGTTGATCTTGACGTTCTTGTGGAAGGCCGGTCCGTGGGCCGCCAGGAAGGGGTGCATGCTGCGCAGGCTGTTGTTATAGCCATGGTTCCCCACTGCAAGAGAAGACAATTTTCAGGACTGCGCCGTATAACCGTCTATCTTCCTGATCAgacaattttttgtgttttttttcccttttggttattatcataattttgcaCCATTTCTGCCCTTATTTAAAAATCATTCTTACTGTATTTTATTTAAATTACTGTAATTCTCTGGACTACACCAAGTACTTTTTAACAAGAAgaaacacactatgatgtcagcgagcgacTGATGTCATGCTGCATACGATGGCAAAGTGCAGGGACATGGAGCCGAAGCATCGATGGAAAgtagaggacctgcgggggaacATCGGAAGGAGAGTACGCATTTTTTtgtcttataggctgggcattcctcggggaggggctgcaggctatatactggggggggggggaggactgAGGCTATTACACTGgtggtcaggggctgcaggctatacactggtggtcaggggctgcaggctatacactggtggtcaggggctgcaggctatacactggtggtcaggggctgcaggctatacactggtggtcaggggctgcaggctatacactggtggtcaggggctgcaggctatacactggtggtcaggggctgcaggctatacacgggtggtcaggggctgcaggctatacacgggtggtcaggggctgcaggctatacactggtggtcaggggctgcaggctatacactggtggtcaggggctgcaggctatacactggtggtcaggggctgcaggctatacactggtggGTTATTCACTGCACCTGCCTGCTCTGTAGGGATGCCAGACATCAATGTATTAATATGGCAGGAACCCGAAGTGGAACACACCGCATAATCTGCTGCTTGAAGAGGCAGGGGCGCCTCAgtctgcagacacctttgattttTACATCCATTAGTGAAATGACCTGGTAGCAGCTTAATCCTATTCAGGCGACTTGGGCTcagttgcaataccaagcacagtcaCTATAAtgtgtatggcgctgtgtacaaCATAACACTAATACAAATAGAACCTTACAGGTTATAGGGGAGGACTCATTCTGCGCTATGGCCCAGCCCTCGTCAGCCACCAGGATTATGGGCTGGATGCGGCTGTTGTGCTTGTAGTGGTAGTCATCCGGGATGTCTTCTTTCAGGTAGACCTTCATGTGATCGCTGCAGTTTTTCAGCAGATTGTAAACCAGGTTTGTATCTGGAAATCAGAGACAAAATATTAGCAGACTTGTACTGATCTATATCTACAATacagttgtagcagagctgaactagtctgaaatggacaacccctttaagtgacaatCACTTTCAATACTGAACATGAAATGTCTTACTAATCAGCCGTTACTATTCCAGGTAAGGGAGTTTCCAAAAGTGCACATTTTATTTAACCCCCTTTAGACTCCCTTGACCTCACTATGGCTCTTGTCCCCAAACCCCATCCCTTGTCCAGATTGTGATTGGCGCACCTGAACCCCCTTGTCCAGGCTGTGGCTGGTGCCCCAGGTCCCCATCCCCCCCCGGTCCAAGCTGTGGCTGACGTCTCAgaccccctccccacttcctacgTCCAGATTTTGGCTGACGCCCCAGACCCCCATGATCGGACTATGGCAGGCGGGCCGTGAGCTGCAGCAAAGATTGGACTGGAAGAGGTGACCGTTCGAAGCCCGTTCGAGGGAGAGGGAATAATCCAAAGCAGATTTATCCCCATTGATCATTTTCGAGGAGCAGTACTCCCTGTACAAGCGTCATAGAGGTTCTATATGACCAGCAACTGTTCTAATCATTAAATTCCTACAACCAAATGTTTTAGCAGAAGCATAGACCGATATCTGTGTGGCCACAAACCAATGAAGCCATGCAGAGATAATAACTGCTTTCTACTTCCTGGTCCCTCCCACAAGGAAACAACCAATCGGCCAATCACATACCTTCAAGGGGTAGTACGGCTGCAACTGGAGTAAAGTCCACCAGTGTGTAATTCCCCCGACCAATGCACTTATCCAAGGCGATGACTCTATTGGGCGAGCATTGGGCCATCCCATGGTCACTGGTGATTATCACATTGACCGTGTCCCACAGCTCAAACTTTTTAAGCTGGGCCACCAAGTACCCAACTTTCTTGTCTATAACACCCAAGACTTCAGACATATTTAATTTGTTTTCCGGTCCGAATCGGTGTCCGCTCTCATCAGGTTCTTCAAAATATAGAGTTGCAAAATTGATGGGGTTGTCCGCCCTGGTGAACCATGCGGTGATGTGATCTACTCGTTCTTCAAAAGATACAGAGGAATTATACTGTAGAGAGTCATTGAGGGTGACGTTCTGGATAGTCACGTCAGCCCCCGGCCACATGGCAGCGCCACTCCTCCGTCCGGCACGTTGGTTGGTCACCCAGATAGGAGTGGCTTCATTCCACCACCCTGGGTCATGCGTTGAGTTATAATCATCTAGTCTGAAGACCTTGTTGTTGGATTTATCATACATGGAGTTGGCTACAATCCCGTGGCTCTCGGCATACAGTCCAGTCACTATGGAATAATGATTCGGGAAGGTCTTTGTGATGAAGACATTCTTGACTTCTCTTACCAGGACGCCATCATCAAAAAGTCCTTGGAGGTTGGGGAAGGAATAGTTCAACAAATAGTCTGCTCTGAATCCATCAAAGGACACAAGAATTAACCGGGGTACAGAACTACTACCAGAGTCCACAGAGCTCACTATGGCTGCATGGACCAGGGCCACCACCAACACCAACATGTACATCCTGAATGTTCTTCTAGGGATGTTTATCTGGAAAAAAAAGTGTTTGAGAATTTTTAAACTTTGAGAATCTAGAATGAAAGCCACATTCATTCTAGATGGCCAGATCATTACATAACTATTCTAGATAGGCAACTCATAAGCATTACATATGTATTCTAGAATTCCATGTACATTCTAGACCCCCAGTTCATACACATTAAATATATGGTCTTTGCTTAGCTTGCCCTTTCCATACTCATTCCAGATACTCATCTCATACACTTGTTCTAGATGTCCAGCTCACACAGATTACAAATGTATTCTAGATCCCAGCTCACACATTACACATCGAATCCAGATGCCCAACTCATTGTATCTCAAAATTATTGTAAATGCTAAGCTAAAACATTACACACTCATTCCGACACTCTGCTCACAACCAACATACACTCATTCTCAATGCTCAAATCCCAATCATCACATACACATTCAAGTTATCCAGTATCTAGTTCACACATTTATTCGAGATGTCCAGCTTATACTATTAAATATTCATAGCATTTACAAAGAGTGTGTAAAGCGTGtgctcaacatctacaaagagtgtgTAAAGCGTGtgctcaacatctacaaagagtgtgTAAAGCGTGtgctcaacatctacaaagagtgtgTAAAGCGTGtgctcaacatctacaaagagtgtgTAAAGCGTGtgctcaacatctacaaagagtgtgTAAAGCGTGTGCTCAGCATCTACAAAGAGTGTGTAAAGCGTGtgctcaacatctacaaagagtgtgTAAAGCGTGtgctcaacatctacaaagagtgtgTAAAGTGTGcgctcaacatctacaaagagcgTGTAAAGTGTGcgctcaacatctacaaagagcgTGTAAAGTGTGCGCTCAGCATCTACAAAGAGGGTGTAAAGTGTGCGCTCAGCATCTACAAAGAGGGTGTAAAGTGTGtgctcaacatctacaaagagggtGTAAAGTGTGtgctcaacatctacaaagagggtGTAAAGTGTGtgctcaacatctacaaagagggtGTAAAGTGTGtgctcaacatctacaaagagggtGTAAAGTGTGTGTCAGCATCTACAAAGAGGGTGTAAAGTGTGtgctcaacatctacaaagagggtGTAAAGTGTGtgctcaacatctacaaagagggtGTAAAGTGTGtgctcaacatctacaaagagggtGTAAAGTGTGtgctcaacatctacaaagagggtGTAAAGTGTGtgctcaacatctacaaagagggtGTAAAGTGTGcgctcaacatctacaaagagggtGTAAAGTGTGcgctcaacatctacaaagagcgTGTAAAGTGTGCGCTCAGCATCTACAAAGAGCGTGTAAAGTGTGCGCTCAGCATCTACAAAGAGGGTGTAAAGTGTGtgctcaacatctacaaagagggtGTAAAGTGTGcgctcaacatctacaaagagggtGTAAAGTGTGtgctcaacatctacaaagagggtGTAAAGTGTGtgctcaacatctacaaagagggtGTAAAGTGTGtgctcaacatctacaaagagggtGTAAAGTGTGTGCTCAGCATCTACAAAGAGGGTGTAAAGTGTGTGTCAGCATCTACAAAGAGGGTGTAAAGTGTGcgctcaacatctacaaagagggtGTAAAGTGTGtgctcaacatctacaaagagggtGTAAAGTGTGtgctcaacatctacaaagagcgTGTAAAGTGTGtgctcaacatctacaaagagggtGTAAAGTGTGtgctcaacatctacaaagagcgTGTAAAGTGTGTGCTGAGAATCTACAATGAGTGTGTAAAGTGTGcgctcaacatctacaaagagggtGTAAAGTGTGTGCTGAGAATCTACAATGAGTGTGTAAAGTGTGCGCTCAACATCTACAATGAATGTGTAAAGTATGAAAATTCGGCCTAcatcatgataaatctcccccatatctaTATCATAATCATTCTagatgtcaccagattttgaccaccctgactaacaatgccagcTGATAAAGGGTcacaagtcctccctatatcacctaaaattagcagcCAGTTAtgtactgtaccttaattacagactttTTTCTGACATGCAAATtcgcttttctgactcatgtctggtgtttgtgactcttctctctcttaggctggcagtgagccacaCCCCATTACAACAGACAtataacctctatgtacagattggaaatattgtgtcattttttttaatttttttttttacacggtgccttacgcaggtcctttagccttctaagaatagcaaactgtaccccatgtatgtgattacatgagatcATAGCAGCCTCaatggaggatggaaaggagtagaagtccatagaggctgctgtgacttcatgtggtcagatacatacatggggcacagtttgctattattaagaggc contains the following coding sequences:
- the LOC140122638 gene encoding bis(5'-adenosyl)-triphosphatase enpp4-like codes for the protein MYMLVLVVALVHAAIVSSVDSGSSSVPRLILVSFDGFRADYLLNYSFPNLQGLFDDGVLVREVKNVFITKTFPNHYSIVTGLYAESHGIVANSMYDKSNNKVFRLDDYNSTHDPGWWNEATPIWVTNQRAGRRSGAAMWPGADVTIQNVTLNDSLQYNSSVSFEERVDHITAWFTRADNPINFATLYFEEPDESGHRFGPENKLNMSEVLGVIDKKVGYLVAQLKKFELWDTVNVIITSDHGMAQCSPNRVIALDKCIGRGNYTLVDFTPVAAVLPLEDTNLVYNLLKNCSDHMKVYLKEDIPDDYHYKHNSRIQPIILVADEGWAIAQNESSPITLGNHGYNNSLRSMHPFLAAHGPAFHKNVKINTINSVDIYPMMCTILGLQPEPNNGTLSSTKCLLADQWCIQVPEAIGIVLGGILVLATISCVIIMLLKKKLPSPRQFMRLQFQDDDDPLIG